In Spirochaeta thermophila DSM 6578, the following proteins share a genomic window:
- a CDS encoding sensor domain-containing diguanylate cyclase → MSSTTSLQRTIFRTVVLIVIGWVTIYGSLTASILFSRGMSLARQLVAQRNLAAAYYLKAYFTPLRSTAEFLSSQDIVRNLPRLGLKEREEVLGLYRALEAANPDLYYVYSGYEDGSLVINNYVPPPGFDPRVRPWYTAALGSAPDLSPGIPYQEIKTGEWLVSISKVLLDDEGNRVGVVSIDASMERAAEFLRESITPYTTSYSYVVNPRGIILIHHREELLGKNLSDIIRPPAAFTKTSSPFEYRFEGVEKFAHYTVLPDLGWVVVTVLNKSEVLLPLIHQITMGFLVVALLAATSGWAASRLLTRHVITPLATLQADLERVISGAPGVPLADYPDNEVGQIAKGVEQLTRTELYRKNQALKALNTRLEILSTTDPLTSIFNRRKLQEELTREYHRALRYGSPFSLILIDLDHFKTINDTFGHGKGDEVLIWTAEILRTHLRSTDIVGRWGGEEFLVLCPETRLSEAALIASKLGKEIARTSPLPSCRVTISAGVVSFSPGKSLEDLLKEADEKLYRAKGSGRNTVIV, encoded by the coding sequence ATGTCTTCCACCACTTCCCTCCAGAGGACCATATTCAGGACCGTAGTCCTCATCGTCATAGGATGGGTGACCATCTACGGATCCCTCACGGCCTCGATCCTCTTCTCCAGGGGGATGAGTCTCGCCCGTCAGCTGGTGGCCCAGCGCAACCTCGCCGCGGCCTACTACCTCAAGGCCTACTTCACCCCCTTGAGGAGCACCGCGGAGTTCCTGAGCTCCCAGGACATAGTGAGGAACCTCCCCCGCCTCGGCCTGAAGGAGAGAGAGGAGGTCCTCGGGCTCTACCGCGCCCTCGAGGCCGCGAACCCGGACCTCTACTACGTCTACTCGGGCTATGAGGACGGCAGCCTCGTCATCAACAACTACGTTCCTCCTCCGGGATTCGACCCGCGGGTGCGCCCCTGGTACACGGCCGCGCTCGGTTCGGCCCCCGACCTTTCTCCCGGCATCCCCTACCAGGAGATAAAGACCGGAGAATGGCTCGTCTCCATCAGCAAGGTACTGCTCGACGACGAAGGAAATCGGGTGGGAGTGGTATCCATCGACGCCTCCATGGAGCGGGCGGCTGAATTCCTGAGAGAGAGCATCACCCCCTACACCACGAGCTACAGCTACGTGGTGAACCCTCGCGGGATCATACTCATCCATCACCGGGAGGAACTCCTGGGCAAGAATCTCTCGGATATCATCCGGCCGCCGGCGGCCTTCACTAAAACATCATCTCCATTCGAATACCGCTTCGAAGGGGTGGAAAAGTTCGCGCACTACACCGTGCTTCCCGACTTGGGATGGGTTGTTGTCACTGTACTCAACAAGTCAGAGGTGCTCCTCCCCCTTATTCATCAGATCACCATGGGCTTCCTCGTCGTGGCCCTTCTCGCCGCCACGTCCGGGTGGGCCGCCAGCAGGCTCCTCACCCGTCACGTCATCACGCCCCTCGCAACCCTCCAGGCTGACCTCGAGCGGGTGATCTCCGGCGCCCCGGGAGTACCTCTCGCAGACTATCCGGACAACGAAGTGGGTCAGATCGCGAAGGGAGTCGAGCAGCTCACACGAACCGAACTCTACAGGAAGAATCAGGCGCTCAAGGCCCTCAACACACGCCTCGAGATCCTCTCCACCACCGATCCCCTCACCTCGATCTTCAACCGGAGAAAACTCCAGGAGGAACTCACGAGGGAATACCACCGGGCACTTCGGTACGGTTCCCCCTTTTCACTCATCCTCATCGATTTGGATCATTTCAAGACCATCAACGACACCTTCGGCCACGGCAAAGGAGACGAAGTACTCATATGGACGGCGGAGATCCTCCGCACCCATCTGAGGAGCACCGACATCGTCGGGCGCTGGGGAGGCGAGGAGTTTCTCGTGCTCTGCCCGGAGACCCGTCTCTCAGAAGCGGCACTCATCGCCTCAAAGCTGGGTAAGGAGATCGCCCGTACCTCGCCCCTCCCCTCGTGTCGCGTGACCATCAGCGCCGGGGTGGTCTCCTTCTCTCCCGGGAAATCCCTCGAGGACCTGCTCAAAGAGGCCGACGAGAAACTCTACCGGGCAAAGGGAAGCGGGAGGAACACAGTCATCGTCTAG
- a CDS encoding AMP-dependent synthetase/ligase — translation MYRNLPHLLKLQAETYPESVAQYVRQPEGGFTPITYRQLLEDVLTCAAGFAALGVGKGDLVALISENRREWLLADMGLLFLGAADVPRGCDVTEKELEHILLTAECSIGVFENISQLKKALASERIRTQLKTAILFDMPAQIERETAGITVLSFSALMERGTQALPGMRDHILTAVEELPAEALATVIFTSGTTGLPKGVMLSHGNFLHQVKGVPILLKVGPGDIWLSVLPVWHSFERMMQYVALSSASAIAYSKPIGRIMLQDMATLKPTWMASVPRIWEGIRKGILQTIKKESPLVQAIFQASLVVGRAYAFFTHMVKGELPRFKWRPRILDRVIGIIPFLLLWPFKQLAHLLVFRKLHRKLGGRFVAGISGGGALPPEVDGFFDAIRITVLEGYGLTEAAPVLAVRSYYHPVPHTVGPVFPDTEIQIRDEEGNVLPPGRQGTIFARGGQVMLGYLKAPEETRKVLDEEGWLNTGDLGMLTWDNELAITGRAKDTIVLRGGENVEPAPLEQALKEHPLVAHAMVVGQDEKYLGVLIFVDQDSLKEWCTEHGLDLTDDIHRHPRLIEEFSDFISHRIHPRHGFKPFERIYRFTLLPNTLTVGEELSAKQEIKRHVVYRKYADEIRALYR, via the coding sequence ATGTACAGGAACCTCCCCCATCTCCTCAAGCTGCAGGCGGAGACCTACCCTGAAAGCGTCGCCCAGTACGTGAGGCAGCCTGAAGGAGGATTCACCCCCATCACCTACAGACAGCTCCTCGAAGACGTCCTCACCTGTGCTGCAGGATTCGCGGCGCTCGGTGTGGGTAAGGGAGATCTCGTAGCCCTCATCTCTGAAAACCGGAGGGAATGGCTCCTCGCCGACATGGGGCTCCTGTTCCTCGGCGCCGCCGATGTTCCAAGGGGATGCGACGTCACCGAGAAGGAGCTCGAACACATCCTCCTCACCGCCGAGTGCTCGATCGGGGTGTTCGAAAACATCAGCCAACTCAAGAAGGCCCTCGCTTCAGAGAGGATACGCACACAACTCAAGACGGCCATACTCTTCGACATGCCTGCACAGATCGAAAGGGAGACAGCCGGGATCACCGTGCTTTCCTTCTCCGCTCTCATGGAGAGGGGAACTCAGGCCCTCCCCGGCATGAGGGATCACATACTCACCGCCGTCGAGGAACTCCCGGCCGAGGCCCTCGCCACAGTGATCTTCACGAGCGGCACCACGGGCCTCCCCAAAGGGGTCATGCTCTCACACGGCAACTTCCTGCACCAGGTGAAGGGGGTGCCCATCCTCCTCAAGGTGGGGCCCGGAGACATCTGGCTTTCGGTACTCCCCGTGTGGCATTCCTTCGAGCGCATGATGCAGTATGTGGCGTTGAGCAGCGCTTCGGCGATCGCCTATTCCAAACCGATAGGCAGGATCATGCTCCAGGACATGGCGACCCTCAAACCCACCTGGATGGCCTCGGTCCCCCGGATCTGGGAGGGGATACGGAAGGGCATCCTCCAGACGATAAAGAAGGAGTCCCCTCTGGTCCAGGCGATCTTTCAGGCTTCTCTCGTCGTGGGGAGGGCGTACGCGTTCTTCACACATATGGTGAAGGGAGAGCTTCCCCGCTTCAAGTGGCGTCCCCGTATCCTCGACAGGGTGATCGGCATCATCCCATTCCTCCTCCTCTGGCCGTTCAAACAGCTCGCCCATCTTCTGGTATTCAGGAAGCTTCACCGGAAGCTGGGAGGACGGTTCGTGGCCGGTATTTCGGGAGGAGGGGCGCTTCCGCCCGAGGTCGACGGATTCTTCGACGCCATAAGAATCACAGTGCTCGAAGGCTATGGCCTCACCGAGGCCGCACCTGTACTGGCCGTACGCTCCTACTACCACCCGGTGCCACACACCGTGGGTCCGGTTTTCCCCGACACCGAGATCCAGATCCGGGACGAAGAAGGTAACGTGCTCCCGCCGGGGAGGCAAGGCACGATCTTCGCACGGGGGGGCCAGGTGATGCTCGGCTACCTCAAGGCACCGGAAGAGACCCGGAAGGTACTCGACGAAGAGGGCTGGCTCAACACGGGTGACCTGGGGATGCTCACCTGGGACAACGAACTCGCCATCACCGGCCGGGCCAAGGACACCATCGTCCTGAGAGGAGGGGAGAATGTGGAACCGGCCCCCCTCGAACAGGCCCTCAAGGAACACCCCCTGGTGGCCCATGCCATGGTGGTCGGCCAGGACGAGAAGTACCTGGGGGTCCTCATATTCGTGGACCAGGACAGCCTCAAGGAGTGGTGCACGGAACACGGACTGGATCTCACGGACGACATCCACCGACACCCTAGACTGATAGAGGAATTTTCCGATTTCATCTCGCACAGGATACACCCACGTCACGGCTTCAAACCCTTCGAGAGGATCTACCGGTTCACCCTCCTCCCCAACACCCTTACCGTGGGGGAGGAACTCTCCGCAAAACAGGAGATCAAGCGTCACGTGGTCTACAGGAAGTACGCAGACGAGATCAGGGCCCTGTATCGATGA
- a CDS encoding deoxyguanosinetriphosphate triphosphohydrolase family protein, with the protein MGNLFFVNPLDDTVYRRRRRPRPEEGTDPRGAYFRDATAIIHSYPFRRLKHKTQVFFIPENDHICTRIEHVMHVATIAATICRALGLDSDLAWAIGVGHDLGHAPFGHLGEEILASYMPRGRTFHHELYSLRVVDLLAGYGQGLNLTYAVREGIALHCGERFEREIVPDREERVLEDLEGVEGYPSTWEGCVVRMSDRIAYVGRDLEDALQLRIMRREDIPERAVQILGSTNSEIINTLVRDLISYSLDHGGIGFSEPVYEAFMALLDFNYRAIYRSPRLTSFHEYFERILKTLHDYLSELFERYGWEVGRYAREHNRLARQFGDFVGKMSTVYQERSEEDWVVFDYIAGMTDEFALRSAMEVMMPRRFSLLFEDVIEEEE; encoded by the coding sequence ATGGGCAACCTCTTCTTCGTCAATCCTCTCGACGACACTGTGTATCGACGGAGGAGGCGGCCCCGACCGGAGGAGGGGACCGACCCTCGCGGGGCCTACTTCAGGGACGCCACGGCGATCATCCACTCGTATCCCTTTCGAAGGCTCAAGCACAAGACCCAGGTCTTCTTCATCCCCGAGAACGACCACATCTGTACCAGGATCGAACACGTGATGCACGTGGCGACCATCGCCGCCACCATCTGCAGGGCCTTGGGGCTCGACAGCGACCTCGCGTGGGCCATAGGGGTGGGCCACGACCTCGGCCATGCACCCTTCGGACACCTGGGTGAGGAGATCCTCGCCTCCTACATGCCGCGGGGGCGCACCTTCCACCACGAGCTCTACAGCCTGCGGGTGGTGGATCTGCTGGCCGGGTACGGTCAGGGACTCAACCTCACCTATGCGGTGAGGGAGGGGATTGCCCTCCACTGCGGGGAGCGGTTCGAGCGAGAGATCGTGCCCGATAGGGAGGAACGCGTGCTCGAAGATCTGGAGGGTGTGGAGGGGTATCCCTCGACGTGGGAGGGATGTGTGGTACGCATGTCCGACAGGATCGCCTACGTGGGGAGGGATCTGGAGGATGCCCTCCAGCTCAGGATCATGAGAAGGGAGGATATCCCCGAGAGGGCGGTGCAGATACTCGGGAGCACCAACAGTGAGATCATCAACACCCTGGTGAGAGATCTCATCTCGTATTCCCTGGATCACGGGGGCATCGGTTTTTCGGAGCCGGTGTACGAGGCCTTCATGGCCCTGCTCGACTTCAACTACCGTGCGATCTATCGGAGTCCCCGGCTCACCTCGTTCCACGAGTACTTCGAGCGTATCCTCAAGACCCTCCATGACTACCTGAGCGAGCTCTTCGAACGGTACGGCTGGGAGGTGGGGCGCTACGCGAGGGAGCACAACAGGCTCGCGCGCCAGTTCGGTGACTTTGTGGGAAAGATGAGCACGGTGTATCAGGAGCGGAGTGAGGAGGACTGGGTGGTCTTCGACTACATCGCGGGGATGACCGATGAGTTCGCCCTGAGGAGTGCCATGGAGGTGATGATGCCGCGCAGGTTCTCGCTCCTGTTCGAGGATGTGATAGAGGAGGAGGAATGA